The genomic region CCGAGTTAAGGGCTTAAAAGATCGGCTTATTTAACAACCGGACATCTTGCCGTTTACAGGAACGAGGTAAACTTCCTAAGAAATTCTAAGGTTGTTTTGTTAAAATATATTCTCCATAAGGAACACGCATTACATCCGGCGCTCCTTCTTGAAGCATTACAGATGTATCGTTCTTATATATTCGAGCAATTATCCTTTCTACTCCATTTTCATTTTTATATCGTAAGATTACAGCATTGTCAAGATATTTTCTTTCAGGATCTGTAATATACAGTTTTATTCTTCTCTCATTTTGAGAACAATCATCACACTTAGGGAATAAGTTTTTTGTCCATATTAAATTGCCCCAAATATTGTGATACCCAGCCTTAACAGGCGGATTGATCATTTGACTTAAAGTATTTATTTTTTCAACACCATTTTCAATAAATCGATATTCTCCAACCAATAAATCATCGTAATAATTCTTTGATT from Flavobacterium sp. WV_118_3 harbors:
- a CDS encoding DUF6705 family protein, which encodes MRYIFTTLVLFVLFSCKAQTVVSLASDSDLAFTNGTYNKDVDNDFNKYVGTWKFIQGSTSLTFEIKKLTFNHYQSKNYYDDLLVGEYRFIENGVEKINTLSQMINPPVKAGYHNIWGNLIWTKNLFPKCDDCSQNERRIKLYITDPERKYLDNAVILRYKNENGVERIIARIYKNDTSVMLQEGAPDVMRVPYGEYILTKQP